The nucleotide sequence ttagttattgAAAAATCAACATGCGGTGTGAGATGCTTAATTATGCTAATTAGTAGCATTAGTGCTACTAACCAAAACGTTTCCTTCTCAAAACCTTTTTAGTCAGCTGTCAGATTCTGCATCGAGGACGACAGTTGGCTACTTTGGAAACTTTATACTATTATACGTATACAGTTATACTAGTGACAAATTAGATATTTGAAAAGCTTGGTTAATTTGTCTTTCACCAATAGAGGCATGCTTGCCCAAATATGTACAACCTAAAATACTTTGAAATTAACACGCGTAATGTATTAATTACAAATAGCACTCATTACGTATGTATAAACGATTCACAGTAACATTTTGTCGTAACGTAACCGATGATAAGAATTCTTGGCTGCAATCATTGGAAAACTTTGAATATATCATGACCACAAATTGGAAACAAATATGATAAGCCATATGAAAATGATGATCTACAAATTAAGAGAGGTTCAACTTGGATGTTTTTTATGTGCCATGTGATAATGAAAGTGACACACTCGGACTTCTCCCATTAGGTCAACATCATCTTATTCATCCTCCATCGAGTAAAAGACAAATTTAGAGTACATTATTATTAAGGATTGCGAATTCTAAATCACGTCGGCTAcatagtttggttttttttttttttttttgatataaAGAATGAATCTTAGCTTGTATCATTACAGTCAAAGGAATTGATAGAGATGAGGGTTTGGGCAGCAAACATACAAATGAAGCTTATCAATTTGTATGTTATTGTACGAGCTAGTAACCATTCAACGTTTAGAAAATTCGACATTCATTAGGTCATCAACGTTAACTGATAGCATCATTAGTGTGAAGTGAGGATCTAGGCAAATAATGAAGTTGATTTTCATTGACATGTCATCTATGAAGCTATGAATCCTCAAATTGAGTTTATTTAGCCAAGTTAAACCTTAAATATACTTGTTAAAAGGGGCCGTTTTGGGAATTCACAGCTCCATAGATATGTGAGAGTTAACCAGCTTCAATATTTCTTACGTTATCACTAACGATAATGACCTAATAGTTATTGAAAGTATTTTAAAAAGTTGTGACCAATTTGAGATAACCGCTAAATGTTAGATAACTTTTTGTACTAACCTTATTACTTATTCAACTTGAACAAACTTCCACTAAAATTTTTAGGGAGGACATCCAGACGTAATTCTACTTCATCAATAGTTTAACAACATAACATGCTAACGCACTCGAACGAAAACGTTTTGTAACCGTGTACACAAATGTTTGAGAAATGGACCCAATAAAGCCAGATAAAATTTTGTTGCTTGCATAACACGATGTGTGGTTTTTGTCTAATTTCCAAGTGGCAGGAGGAGAATAGATAGAGAAAAGTGAGGGGACCTATAAGCCATGGACCAAAATACCGGAGTGACAAAATTGGTTGAGTCAGCTGACCCTCATAATTTAACCACATGGACCCAAAGTAGCCTTCAGTGGATAGTGGATAGGGTCCAATGTGGTGCAATACGACTGGTTTAGCAAGCTATACAAACCAAGCAGACAAAGGGCCAGTTGTACTAGTACGAAGAAAATCATAGGGTGGTCCAGTCTAAACTTGCTATATGGTCCAGAGGCAGAGTGAGGAATGAGGATTTTCTTGTGGCTGAGAAGGGCACGGTGAAGTCCCTTGTGAAATACATGGAGGTACTCGGCAAGTGCCATGTGAAATCCTCATGGCTAGGGAGAAACAAAAGGATTTGAATcaatttttgctttgcttttcaaGATGTCCGTGTGCATTTATGTTTAGGAAGTCAAGTTTGCCAAGGATTTAAATATTTCATCAACTTgttctttgatttcaatgtttttggACTTTAcatttagggtttagagagaggtGAAACAGTTGGGAAGAGAAAAAATTGAAGTCAAAGATGGTGATGCACAAGAGGGCTTTATTGCATGTCAAATTGTCAATTAGGTTTTTTGAGGAGACAAACTCTTGGGTGTCGACAGTTGTATATGACTGGCGAGAGGATCGAATTTTTCCTTAAATAGGCTAAACAGAAGTTTTATCTCTCATCACACGACAAGTTCCGTGACGAGAAGAATAACGTTGTTGCCCATAGGTAAGATTTTATCATCGGAATGGGAACTTACCATCACATTATATGGATCAAGCCACCTTGTATAATTTACCATCCCTCAATTTGATATTCATTCGAGTTCAAGGATATCCCCATTCATTTATTGTTTAGTAGGTTTTGGGTAGAGGAACCCAAACTTCCACAATACAATTTGCTTTTAGTGGACGTAGAAATAGCCCCATTTTGTAACTCAAATGGAATTGGGAAACACCATAGGCATTCCATCTCTTATGTTCTTTTTAGCACCCTCCTCATACAACACACTGCAGTCCTGGAAgcatgaattcttggcagggcCGGTGTAAACGTCCATCGTCTCCCAGCCCTCTCACGTCTAATCGTTACTTCAGCTCCCATAAAAGGCGAACCCGACAGCACGAGGAGAATCTCACTAGTTAACAGACTCTTAATCTTTTGAGCCAGAaacaaaaagttcaaaatgaaTAAAACTGTCATTTAACTGCAGAAAAAAGGCCAGAATCTGATCCAAAAAACACCTTAAAATTATGTAGTAAGAattgtatatatattgtttctttgtacaaacaaaaaattggtGGAGAAAGAAATAGCTCAGCCACCACACTACAAGAAAGTATGTGTACTCCAAATATCTATCTTCCTGCATAGATTGGCAGAAGAAACTAGacaaaggagaaaagaaaaaagaatgcaCACCCACTTCCATGTATCTGCTTCCCCTTTCGACGGCGAGGATTTTACACTTGGAATGCCCAAATAAAAGAATGAATAAAGAATTTTACTGAAGGGGCATGGATATAAAACggggaaagaaaaggaagaaaaaagattTACAAACAAATGCAATAGAATTTGAATTACTGTCCTACCTAGAGAAAACAAGGGAAAATCATGTCCAAGCTTCCTTAGCCTCGCTCATGTAAAAACTCAAAGGCAGGATGCTCAAGAAGTTCCTCTGCTGGTTGGACATCTGAAAACTCCTTCTCTTGCAGGGACGTAGAGAGGTCATCAACCGAGAAGGGGATGCTATATTAAGAAGCACGGATTAGTGACAATTCAAAGTGCCAGGCTTCACTGGGtaaatggaaattaaataaagcAAATAAACGTTCAATCGCTAGATAGTTTAGATTGCATCCCGTAGAAAGCATGGTTTCATTTTATGCATTGCTTTGCATGCATTCATGCAAGTTTATACGTGTATGGTCATTTTCCTTCACTCTCTGTCATACAAACTCTTCCAGTAATTAATCAACAGAGAACACATGAGAAAAAGAAAGCCCACCTGGAATTGTCATCCAACAAAAATGAGTTGCTGACAGCATTGTTCGAGTCCTCAGTCATAAGTACTCTCATACTGGAAATTACCTGTAAAATGATAAATATGGTGATTGTTAAGAACAAAAATCACTGGACGATATGAATCCAAATACTGCTAACTAAAGAAGATATCGTCATAAACAAACTTACATCTGGAGATACACTTCGGGTGTTGTAGTTATCATCCCAATAGAGAGTACATATTCTGTACAGCTGTTGAACACTCAGGATCTGAAGAAACGAAGAATTAATATCAGAGAGAGACGAGAGAAAAAGTGTTGGTTGAGTGGGAGTGTGTGTCTCCGGAGAATAAGCTGGaccatttgagggagaataaGCTGGACCAtttgagagacagagagagagtgacagagagagagagagagagagactcacAGGGCACAGATCATTGGTGATTTCATCATATGAAATTCTGTACTTCTGATGTATGACCTGTTAGTCAATGTGAGTTAAAGATCAAGTAAGTTCCATTGCCAATTATTTAATGAAATAAATTATAATGAGAGAGATATATCCTACAATATGGAGTTTACTAACAAAATGACAAATACACGAATATGTTTCGTTTGACACAAAGGGGGTTAAGCCTACCAGGAAACCAACAGCTTGTCTTATGTGCTTAAGTTCATCCCACGATGAGCCCGCATACTGGAATCCAGGGAGAAAAAGCCAATGAAAGtcagaaaataaataaggaTGAATTGAGCAATTTAGAAACAAGGGGGAGAATCACCTCTTCTTTTGCTTGACAACACCACAGCTCCAATTCAGCCAATCCAGATTTCACATACTCCCCATTGCTGAATGTACAGCATTCACGACGTAGAAGAAGACTGGAAAAGAATAACATGCTCCGGTATAAATGAACTTTTCGGCATAACCAATGAAACATCCAAGCAGAAAAAAGTACTTACCTATTAAACAGTTGAACATTAATATAGGAGAAAGTCTGAGTAAAGATCTCCTTGACAAGAACAGGAGGCACCtgaaaccccaaaaaaaaaaataagatagGAATAACACGAAGTAAAATGTATGGCATTAGCCAAAATTAGTATATAATAGTACAATAAGTTTCTTACAAAATTTTCTTTCAATGTGCTAAGGAAAGTGCTAAGGCTGTCAATAATGCTCAGCCAGTGACTCGCTGGAGAATCTTTCCCAAAGGACCGACCAGATCTTAGTACACCCTTTGACGCTCTTGGTGCCTGTATGACAGATGAAAAAACAAAGTTCAaagtgaagaaaacaaaaacaattggaTAATGAAACCAATTTCAACAGAGACTCATTCAAAAATGTTTAGGAACAAGACAAAAAAAGTCAAAAACCACAAGAGATGAATTGGATTTATATCCGAAATTGTATCACGGCCACTGCACCTCTTGGTAGGACTAAGATTCTTTTTTTTCCAGTCAGACAAGAAGTCAAATAAATTCAGCGTACCTGGATAcacaaagaaagcaatggaTTCAACTCTCTTTTCAAGTTGTCTCGAATAATGCCATATATTTTCTCCACATATGCTGTAAGCTGCTGCTTGAATAATAATGCTGGGTACTTGGCTTCCACTTGGCGTACTACATCAAGTGCAGGTGCAAGGTTTGCAGAAGAAGGGGATGAGCGAAAACCCTGCAATTTCAAAACCATATTATATAAACAGGAGTGAAATGTCCaagaaataatcaaaataataatGCATTCCAAACGAAATATAAAGCAAAAAGAACCAAAGAGAAAGTAGAAAAAAGATTATATTGAAGAATCTGGATACCATGGTCATCCTCCCAAAGAGAGATGTTGGAGCGGGTGGTTTCTTTGCACCAGCACCCTTCAGACTTCGTTGGAGTAAGAACAATAATGCAGATGTATTTGATAGCCAGTATGCCATGTGATCATTGTTGTCTTGGTTCTGGAATCAATAGACAGATTAATTGATTATGCATAATTTCTGTCATATTTCTCATGCTTAAAAGCATCagattttagttttgtttttcacTTCCTACAGAAAACCTTATACAAAGTAATGCAATTACCTCAATTTCGGAACCAATCATCTGGATGAGGCGATCAAACACACTAGTCCTTTCAGCCTCAAAAGATTTCCAGTGGAGAAGACACTTGTAGATGGTAATGGCCGCAACAGGTTTTCCTTGACTGAACCCAACGTTTTTCACGACACAATTGATAAGAGCATCAACACTCTCCTGTGGAAAAGGACCAGGCACAATGTTAAAAGAAGCCAACCTAATCAAAGGATGTTCGTATTAGTTAGAACATACATGTTGACGTTCAACAAGTGATCTCCTCAACTTGCTATCAGATTCAGTGCCAAACTTCTTCGGTGTTGCACTTTGTGGTTCCTGCAAAGACGCTTCTGTCAATTACTAAAAAGATAGGGAGCGGATATATGAGGGGGAAAGATAAAAGAAGAGTGATAGCAACAGAGAAGAGAGAAGTAAAATTACATTGGCTCTGCTCTCTTTGCTCAAATGGTGACCATTTTCTACTCTCTGTGAAATAATAGCATAAATCAATAAAGAGGTGGGtgggtgggtgtgtgtgtgtgtagagagacacagagagagagagagagagagagagagcgagagagggagggagggagggaggacaGGGAAAGATAAGAGAGGAGTGCTACATGAGTTTCTGGAGTTGGTGGAATTGGTGGGTGCTCATGTGCCCTTTTAACAGGTGTACTTATTTGCTGTTGCCGAAGAATTTTGTTTTCAGACTCAATGTCAGCAAATTTCTCTTCAAGCCTGCGAATGAAAGTAACAATCACTATGAAATAAATAactgggagagagagagagagtgagcgaGAGAGTGATGACTGGTCGCAATTTGAACGATATTCAGACAAAAGAAGCTTACTCAAATAACCTTTGTATGTTCGTCTTTAACTTAATAATCTGTGATTCTGCCTCCAAAGCTTGCTTCAACCTTTCTTCACTCATTTTGTTTGCCTCTTCATATTTCTTTTCTGTTTCGTCAATTTTTATCTCCAGTGAATTCACTAAAGCCTGCAACATATTAATCAGCAAGACACACAAGTAAATAGGGATGCAAGGTTAAAATTTATCAGCAAATAGAAATGTCCGAGTTCATTTCCCCAAAGTTAGCGTACATTCTTGATGTATCAACTCTAAAATATCAAAGTACAGTCCTCGACAACAAATTCTATACTTTTGAGCCCTTTACCTTAAGTTGTTCATTTTCATTGGTTAGCTTCTCCATCAAGCCATGGTCAACAACTGGAACCTCCTGTATTACCGGGACTACTTTTTCTGCTCTTTTTAAGGCTTCACGCTCCTTCTCAAGCATCGCCTTCGTTTCCTTAAATTGAACTTGCATATCTTGCAAAGCAGACTgtagtttttcattttcttgtgttttGGCTTCTTCCAAGTCGGCCTACAAGCAAGAGAACATAGCATTCAAATGAGAGACACAGGATAGCAAGAACCACCATCCCCAAAGTAGTTTTGCTCAAGAAGATGATGCAAAGAACAATCTAAGTTGTTGTATGCCTAGCCAAAACACCTGTATAACAACTTTACACGCGTTttagtaaattcattatcatgcATACCCTTATGCGTTTCTCCAGCTGTAATCTCCATGTCAATTCTTCAACTTgcttttctaatttatttttggcaGCTTGGAGAGCTCCCGTTTCCCTTGCAGCCTGCATAATATAACAATAATGAAATGAGACCCTCTAAGATTTAATTGCCAACAGTCGAAAGAACAAACTTAACTTCTCAGCTGCTACAGAAGggaaacaaaattaaagaaacgTGACAAGAAATTTTATTTCGGTAGCACTTGGGAAAATTATCTGGCTCCAAACATTGTAGATTGATGCATCTCCAAAAGATTCCATTCTTCAGTTAAAATGTCCAAACTTAAACCTAATAATGCATATGTCTCATTGAACAGACCTTGCTAtgaaagaaaacataaaaagagAGCTTATTACCATCTTAAGCTTTCGTAGTTCCATACGAGCAACCTTTCCTCTCCAAGCACATTGTGTGGTAATTGCAGCTTTCTTTGTCTTCCTATAATGCAACCGTGCCAAGAACTTGCGAGTGTGACTCTACAATCATCAAAGAGAATCATTTAgggaaaatatatgaaacattaGATCTTTTTAGCCAGATGGCCAGATATAGCAATAGGAAGGCATGATAGACATTTAAAGTTTTAAATCACTCCTTGAAacattttgaaattcaaaaaagTGGTATTGGAATTTCATGCGTAACTTCCACATGgctaagaaaaacaaaataaaaatagagcTGCATATTTTGTTTATAACATTGATctattttatcattttacctgGATGATAATTGCTGCTCTGGTCTGCCTTCTAAAGCGTAGCTCATTACGTGCAGTTAACCCTCGCATACCGGTCTGAATAGATACAGCAGAGCAATACAATTCTTTGTAAGCTTTCCTAGCAAGATACATGCGCAAATGCCTTTGGATCATCTGACTGGAAGCTTCTCTCCTCATGCCCTGATAGACATGTCGAGCAAGATGTCCTACAATTGACATGACCATAACATCACAGCAATAAGCCTCAAGGAATCAATAGACAAAAGTTCTTGAAAACTCAAATTAACATCTAATTAATCTACCTCTACAAGCAGCTTGGAGTCGTATTGCAGAAAGACGGAGCAAAATAAAACTTCTTTTAGCCAAATAAGAACGAACTTTCCTTTGAATAATACTAGCTGATCTTCCCAAGACCTCACTTCTACGAGCATCCAATTCCGCCATCTGACCAGCCCGAAGGAAGACCTTCGTTTTACCAATCTGAAAATATGAATAAGCTAGTAGGTTAGGTTTAGTTTGAGAGAACACTATTTTGCCTAGAGgataatataaattaaatacatCATTCCGTCAAGGATTAAATTAAGACACCAACAGTACCCAAAAAAAATGTCCAACTTCTAAAGAGAGCATCACTGTATTAGAATTTCAAGCTGAGAAGCAAAATTGATTATTGGATCAGCATTTACCTGATAGCCTTCTAGGCCCACCTTCTCTAAAAGTTTCTTGCAAGCATTGACCTCATCAGTGCTAAAGTATAACATAAGCGGAAAGAAAAAAGGTTAGGAACTTCAATGATGTGACCAATCAAGATTTAAAACCCCCCAACCCATAACAAAAAGTATAAATACCTCCCATCCAGAACTTCGGGTGCAAGGAGGCCAAATCGGTCTAcaaattcaacaaaagcttTTCTAGTAGGATATCCAGCACAGCTTATCCTGATTGCTTCCATGACCCCCTGAATTCAGACCATGTATAAATGCCGGGAATCTTAATTACAACACTATCAGGAAAAAAACAACCTAAAGATATCAACATTCTCTTACCCCACAACGAAGTTGTTGCAGAACATTTTTGTTCTCAAAGATTGCTGGCTTAAGAACATTGTTGGGTTTTACACACCGAATATAATGTGGCTCCGTAGAACTGAGAGTTTCAAGCAATTGTTGCAGTTGTTGCTGCATAAAGTACAAATGAGGTGTTAATAACTCACAAAactaagaaaatatacaaatcaTTTGCTTAAAcagaatttaataaaaaaaataaaaaaagatatcaGACCTTAAACCGAGAACCTATTGAAGAGAACTTTGACGACTTGGATGAATCCTCAACTAACGACGTAAACATGCCCGAGACAAAGGAACATGTAGAAGCACTCAAAAGCGCTTGATGCTCAGCAACCACATAGTCCTTGTTCTTGTCCAGAAACAATTCAGTTTGATAAGTGACCTGAAAGTTATATTAACCTTGTTACTTGGTACAGCTAAGACTAAACTCTATAACCACAAAATATTACATTTATCCCTAAAACTAGCAGTAACCGTAGAGGTCAGCAAACAAGTATACTTACATCACCAGCATAATGGCAAATTGTGAAGTCACTTTGTGACAATTTTGGTTTGGTGAAGCGCTTATGATTTTTGAATGTTTGATATAACTTCTGAGCAAATGTTTCATGTGTCGATCTTGGAAACATACTACAAAAAATAAGCCTCAGTTATCGCACCATAAAAGAGTATCAAAATAGTTTTTAAGCAATGGTAAGTCAAGGAAATCAACGTGACATAAAACGACAGGCTAATCCAAACTATTTCACTTACCAAGCTTCATCGAGAAGAGCAATTATGCCACCAGGTTTCTGAAATAAAACAgagttaaatttaaaaacatcaTAAGAACTCTAACACAAGAATCATCATAAAAATATGTGAATAAttataacaacaaaaaaccaaatcaacacAAGTACTTGGACAGTACATtcacaaaaaatttaaactaaatatacatataaatacatGGTGTTAAATAGCAACATAGAAAGAAATTACTGTATTCGAGTTAGACAGCACAAACCTTTTCAATCATATCTAGGATATCTTGGTTGTCAACAAATTCAATGTAACTCCAATCAATCTCTTCTTTTGTATATTCCTCTTGCTCCATTTTGAAAACGTGCTGCCCAAATAAAATAAGCAACATAAATTAGATGTACTGAATAAGTGCTGAAGATAGAGAAAATAGGGAGTCCATTGACCGACAAACCTGATTGAAATGTTGCTGAAGCTTCTCATTCGTCAAATTGATGCAAAATTGCTCAAAACTGCAAAATTCATAAGCAACCATGCATCAGGAGAAAGACCAAACAAGTTCTAATAAATGGATCATCACACTCTAATGAGCTGAAATGTAAATCATATTATCAATGCATCTTATGGATACTAGGACCATCATGTCTCTCTTACAAACTGTGAATTTTCCAACCAACCCTAGGCTGTCCGTAAAGAGTGGGAAGATCATATAAGTGGTACCTAATACGATAAATTTACAATACTCAATAGGATCTGGTTGAAATCTAGCGTGTGCAGTGGGGCACAGTGGACTGCTATATGATCATGAGAGCAATGACTTGATGAAGGGGGATACTTCTTCACTTGACGAAACTATTTCATGTCAATTATGTAAACAAAAGGAATACCAATGAAGCACCTGTTAGTTTTGAAACTCTCAAATCCATAAATGTCGAGAACTCCAATTAAGAACTTTGAGTCAGGGTCCTGACCAATTGAATTGTTAATCTTATCCACCAGCCTGCACAAACAAGGGAAATTACAGCGATACCAGCATAAGTAACCTCAGTTTCAACTATGGTTCCAAATGTTAAACGGTAAAACCAAGGAAAGACCATACTGCTATATCTTCAGTCAAGCTTTTTTTCGTATAGAAGCTTACCAATCAAACAATCTCGAGTACACAACTTTAGCCAAAGCATCTCTACTGACAGCTGCGGCTTCTGGATCCAGCCATTTTGTGATTGTTTCATCACGCGTAACAATAACACGTTTGCAAAGAGAATCTTCTAGCGCCTTCGCATCACACCTAAACAAAATTCATTGAAAGAAAAGGATGCATTTCATTAATTTATAGAATATGGAGAAGCAAACTTAATATAAGAGCACCAGTTTGTGTGTGACAATGTGTCGATGAAATTGCATAATTACATGAAAAGCTCAGCAGCAGTTTTTAGGTGGAACAAAGACTTGTTGTCCTTCGGCATGGACGAGTCCATTTCCTTTCCCTTTGCAAATTCAATGTTTCCGAGATGTAGAATTGCTGCCACAACTCGAAATATGGCATCCTAAATACAATTGCAAAGGTTAATTATAATTCAAGGCCACTTCTGAGAAGTCTTAACACTTGAAGGTACCCTCTATCATTAATACCTGTTCTTCAGTACTTATTCCAACAACCTCCATTGCCTTCCTTGTAGCAATGTATTCTTCGGCATCATCAagcccatccaattcaatacaaTCTGATTGATTCAAATAgtgaaatgtttttgggtgtCCCAATTTGAACCTTTGAACATCCTGGagatgacaaagaaaagccaatCCAAATTGTTAGAGAAGAAACCTTGAACTTTGCCTGAAAACATAGAGACTAAGGGTTTCTGCTTCTCCTTGAATTTAATTTCATATTAAGAGATTCATTTACCTCAGGTGGTGCAGCGCAAAGCATGTAGAAACAGTGATAGTTTCTTTCAGGACTGGACACCTGACAAACACGCGATCTTTCAAGCAAGTATGTTCTTATTGCAGCCCCGGAGATCCTCCCATTCTTATCAAACTGAAGCTCCACAAACTTACCAAAACGACTGCAGCAATCAAGACAGGCAAATAAAGTTATACCCAAATCGAGCATGTAGTAAACATAAAATTCAAGACGTGAAGAAACATTTTGAATAAAGACCCTCTCACCTGGAATTATTGTTTCTAACAGTCTTCGCATTCCCAAATGCTTCTAAAACAGGATTTGACTGAAAGTCAAGAGAAACCAAAACATATTAACATCATACAAAGAAAAAACAGAGATAAGAAAGTAAATAGTTGTGGACCATAAATTGTATCAAATCTTATGACTTCTCATATCTGTTTGCAACTTAAACTGAGGTTCTAAATCCTTGGTACCTCCAAGACTTGCTGCTCAACACTCCTCCCTTCAGCAGCAGCTTTCCCTCCCATGTAGGCAAGATAGCGCATAAGCAGTTTGGTGCTTTCTGTTTTACCAGCCCCACTCTCACCACTAACCAATATTGACTGACTTATTCCGTCATTAATCATAAGTCTGTAACCAACCAAACCAATGGAACCTTACACCACTGGACAAGAAGAGAtcacataaataaacaaataagcaGTGAGAATGTGAAAATGTACCTATATGCTGCGTCTGCAACAGCAAACGGGTGTGGGCTTAGTTCACCGAAATCAGCCCCTTTATATTGTTCCATCATATGGCTATCATACAGATGAGGTAGTCTACAAAAAGGGTTCACAGCAATCAAAATGCTCCCTGTGTACGTCTGGAAGCAGCATTTAGTACATCAGATCATTGGCTTTCATATactaaaagttaaaattaaAAGCACACTCACATACGCAAGAAGATGGAAGAACATATTTAATTTAGTCAATACTTACATATATTTCATTGATATCATATCGTGACCGTAAATTATCTAGGACACCTGGTTCATGCAAATAAGCCAGCTTGGTCATATCATCCACTCCACAGGGTGGGGCCTCAGCATCTTTAGGATAGACATTTGAGGCTTTAACGACAACCTACGAGAAATAGGGAAAGCAAGGAAGATCCACAGAACTATCAGAACAGGCTAAATGATTCAACATTGAACATAATTACAGAGGTCGGGATGCACAAATTCGtagtaaacaaaaataaaatgcacCCACCGTCTTTCCTGAAGTGCAGAGAACCTTGTAGTTTTCACCTTTAATCTCCACAATTTCACCATCGAGCCAAGCTTCTTCAGGATCCTCGATCCAAACAAGAGATCCAACCACAAGACTAATAGCAGCAGCCTAGAGTATAGAGTCCCAATAGTTAATATACCCAGT is from Malus sylvestris chromosome 5, drMalSylv7.2, whole genome shotgun sequence and encodes:
- the LOC126622725 gene encoding myosin-6-like isoform X2, whose translation is MAAAISLVVGSLVWIEDPEEAWLDGEIVEIKGENYKVLCTSGKTVVVKASNVYPKDAEAPPCGVDDMTKLAYLHEPGVLDNLRSRYDINEIYTYTGSILIAVNPFCRLPHLYDSHMMEQYKGADFGELSPHPFAVADAAYRLMINDGISQSILVSGESGAGKTESTKLLMRYLAYMGGKAAAEGRSVEQQVLESNPVLEAFGNAKTVRNNNSSRFGKFVELQFDKNGRISGAAIRTYLLERSRVCQVSSPERNYHCFYMLCAAPPEDVQRFKLGHPKTFHYLNQSDCIELDGLDDAEEYIATRKAMEVVGISTEEQDAIFRVVAAILHLGNIEFAKGKEMDSSMPKDNKSLFHLKTAAELFMCDAKALEDSLCKRVIVTRDETITKWLDPEAAAVSRDALAKVVYSRLFDWLVDKINNSIGQDPDSKFLIGVLDIYGFESFKTNSFEQFCINLTNEKLQQHFNQHVFKMEQEEYTKEEIDWSYIEFVDNQDILDMIEKKPGGIIALLDEACMFPRSTHETFAQKLYQTFKNHKRFTKPKLSQSDFTICHYAGDVTYQTELFLDKNKDYVVAEHQALLSASTCSFVSGMFTSLVEDSSKSSKFSSIGSRFKQQLQQLLETLSSTEPHYIRCVKPNNVLKPAIFENKNVLQQLRCGGVMEAIRISCAGYPTRKAFVEFVDRFGLLAPEVLDGSTDEVNACKKLLEKVGLEGYQIGKTKVFLRAGQMAELDARRSEVLGRSASIIQRKVRSYLAKRSFILLRLSAIRLQAACRGHLARHVYQGMRREASSQMIQRHLRMYLARKAYKELYCSAVSIQTGMRGLTARNELRFRRQTRAAIIIQSHTRKFLARLHYRKTKKAAITTQCAWRGKVARMELRKLKMAARETGALQAAKNKLEKQVEELTWRLQLEKRIRADLEEAKTQENEKLQSALQDMQVQFKETKAMLEKEREALKRAEKVVPVIQEVPVVDHGLMEKLTNENEQLKALVNSLEIKIDETEKKYEEANKMSEERLKQALEAESQIIKLKTNIQRLEEKFADIESENKILRQQQISTPVKRAHEHPPIPPTPETHRVENGHHLSKESRANEPQSATPKKFGTESDSKLRRSLVERQHESVDALINCVVKNVGFSQGKPVAAITIYKCLLHWKSFEAERTSVFDRLIQMIGSEIENQDNNDHMAYWLSNTSALLFLLQRSLKGAGAKKPPAPTSLFGRMTMGFRSSPSSANLAPALDVVRQVEAKYPALLFKQQLTAYVEKIYGIIRDNLKRELNPLLSLCIQAPRASKGVLRSGRSFGKDSPASHWLSIIDSLSTFLSTLKENFVPPVLVKEIFTQTFSYINVQLFNSLLLRRECCTFSNGEYVKSGLAELELWCCQAKEEYAGSSWDELKHIRQAVGFLVIHQKYRISYDEITNDLCPILSVQQLYRICTLYWDDNYNTRSVSPDVISSMRVLMTEDSNNAVSNSFLLDDNSSIPFSVDDLSTSLQEKEFSDVQPAEELLEHPAFEFLHERG
- the LOC126622725 gene encoding myosin-6-like isoform X4; its protein translation is MAAAISLVVGSLVWIEDPEEAWLDGEIVEIKGENYKVLCTSGKTVVVKASNVYPKDAEAPPCGVDDMTKLAYLHEPGVLDNLRSRYDINEIYTYTGSILIAVNPFCRLPHLYDSHMMEQYKGADFGELSPHPFAVADAAYRLMINDGISQSILVSGESGAGKTESTKLLMRYLAYMGGKAAAEGRSVEQQVLESNPVLEAFGNAKTVRNNNSSRFGKFVELQFDKNGRISGAAIRTYLLERSRVCQVSSPERNYHCFYMLCAAPPEDVQRFKLGHPKTFHYLNQSDCIELDGLDDAEEYIATRKAMEVVGISTEEQDAIFRVVAAILHLGNIEFAKGKEMDSSMPKDNKSLFHLKTAAELFMCDAKALEDSLCKRVIVTRDETITKWLDPEAAAVSRDALAKVVYSRLFDWLVDKINNSIGQDPDSKFLIGVLDIYGFESFKTNSFEQFCINLTNEKLQQHFNQHVFKMEQEEYTKEEIDWSYIEFVDNQDILDMIEKKPGGIIALLDEACMFPRSTHETFAQKLYQTFKNHKRFTKPKLSQSDFTICHYAGDVTYQTELFLDKNKDYVVAEHQALLSASTCSFVSGMFTSLVEDSSKSSKFSSIGSRFKQQLQQLLETLSSTEPHYIRCVKPNNVLKPAIFENKNVLQQLRCGGVMEAIRISCAGYPTRKAFVEFVDRFGLLAPEVLDGSTDEVNACKKLLEKVGLEGYQIGKTKVFLRAGQMAELDARRSEVLGRSASIIQRKVRSYLAKRSFILLRLSAIRLQAACRGHLARHVYQGMRREASSQMIQRHLRMYLARKAYKELYCSAVSIQTGMRGLTARNELRFRRQTRAAIIIQSHTRKFLARLHYRKTKKAAITTQCAWRGKVARMELRKLKMAARETGALQAAKNKLEKQVEELTWRLQLEKRIRADLEEAKTQENEKLQSALQDMQVQFKETKAMLEKEREALKRAEKVVPVIQEVPVVDHGLMEKLTNENEQLKALVNSLEIKIDETEKKYEEANKMSEERLKQALEAESQIIKLKTNIQRLEEKFADIESENKILRQQQISTPVKRAHEHPPIPPTPETHEPQSATPKKFGTESDSKLRRSLVERQHESVDALINCVVKNVGFSQGKPVAAITIYKCLLHWKSFEAERTSVFDRLIQMIGSEIENQDNNDHMAYWLSNTSALLFLLQRSLKGAGAKKPPAPTSLFGRMTMGFRSSPSSANLAPALDVVRQVEAKYPALLFKQQLTAYVEKIYGIIRDNLKRELNPLLSLCIQAPRASKGVLRSGRSFGKDSPASHWLSIIDSLSTFLSTLKENFVPPVLVKEIFTQTFSYINVQLFNSLLLRRECCTFSNGEYVKSGLAELELWCCQAKEEYAGSSWDELKHIRQAVGFLVIHQKYRISYDEITNDLCPILSVQQLYRICTLYWDDNYNTRSVSPDVISSMRVLMTEDSNNAVSNSFLLDDNSSIPFSVDDLSTSLQEKEFSDVQPAEELLEHPAFEFLHERG